The nucleotide window ACTACATCATGCAACACCGCGACGATGCGCTCTTCCAGCGTGTTCACCCGCAGCATGACCTTCAGCGGATGCAGGATGTAAGGCGCGCCGCCCTTGTCCACCTGTCCCTCATGCGCTGCGGCGGCGATGGCAATGGCGCGTTCCAGTGTCTGGCTCATGGGATTCTCCTCGGGTTAAACGCCGTAACGGCCAGTGAAATGAATGTTGCGTTTGAACCATCCGGCAATCGCCTTCCACCGCCCCACAGACTTGGCACCCTCGACGTGGCGTTCGAGAATCATCGACACCACCATCGCCTGATCGACACCCGGATGACCATCCACCAACTCAGCGACCCAACCACAACCGGACTTCTGCAAATGCAGACGCCACTCACCCGGCCAGGCCTCAAGCTCCGACGCCGCCAACCACGCTGCCCCACCCTGCTCGCAATGGCCGCCACCGATGGACTGTTCGAAACAAAAAGGCGTGTCCGGCCGGGAAAGGTCGATGTGGAAGAGGTAGATGTCCTGGATTTTGTGCTGCGGCGTGGGGGCGTTGTTGCGGCTGCCGATTTCGATCATGGGCGTGTTCCATCCTTGGTTTCTCGTTGGCTTTCAGTCTACGACGGCGGCGACGCTGAACGGAAGCAAGCATCCTCACCCGCGAAAATCCCGCGCCTGATCATTCGACGAAGGCTCGGCCAGGATTTTGAAGTCTGCAAAATATGTAGGAAACAACCGTTTGTGGCGAGGGAGCTTGCTCCCGCTGGGCTGCGAAGCAGCCCCAAACCCTGCTAGCCATTTTCCTCAGACACACCGCAACACCCGGTTTTACTGCGTTTGCGCCATAGAACGAGGAAAAGCCACTTTGCGAAATGACCATCCGAGCGTCCTACACCCCGGTTGCGGCCGTCGAATGAAAACTCTGGCAAAATTCGCCCGCGTTTCATTTCATGGCGGTTGTGCGTGGGAGACTTTCGAGTCTGCCGGGTTTAGGTCATCTCTCGGTCTGCGAACCCGCGTACAGCTGCCACCCAATTGTTTCGCAGCGAAAAGGTGGCACCTCTATTTACTTGCTTAGAGAACTACCAATGACCACGAACAACCCGCTCCGCCGCTACACCCCCATGTCCCACTTCGCCACCGACCACCCCGTCCTCCTCATCGACGCCGACGCCCCACTGCGCGAACTTCACAGCTGCCTCAGCGAACGCCTCAACGCCGTCCTCAAATACCTCAACCTCATGGCCTGCACCAGCCTCCCTGACTACGCCGAAAACGACATCAACACCGTCACCAACATCGCCCGGATCATGGTGCAGGACGTGAGCGATGTGTTTCAGGTGATTGAACAGCGTGGGTTCGATACGCCTAAGGGGCAGTGACCAGATTCGAGTCGTAAAAAAACCCGCATTGCTGCGGGTTTTTCAGCCTATGGCTTCGCTAGATCCCCCTTGCACTGATCCAAGCGGTCTTCATCTGTCTCGACTCCTTTCTCGGTGTCGATGTTCCCGTTCAAGTCGAGATAGATGTCGGTGTTCGGCCATTTTGGCGTGATGCTCACACAATGATGGCGCCCCTTGTCGCCCCACCAATCCAACTGCATGAAAAAGTCTTCGTCTGGAAATATAAAGCCGTTATCCGACGTACCACCTCCGGGCTGCATCCGTCCCTTGTATATCCGATGTTGCACGTTCCAGATGTACTTGAGTTCTTCCTTGCCGTTTTCGGCGTAATGAACCGTTACTGTCGGCTCAAGAATGGTCTGTCCTACAAAGAACAATATTGGGAGCAACGGAATGCACAACAACCACGCACATCCAGATCGTCCTTTATTCACATACGTGGTCGTCAATCCCTTCTCCCCAGTTTTCTGGTGCTATTGCCAATACTTCATCCATGATCATCTTCGCTGTTACCCCACCGTTGGGGTGCTCGTTGGCCAGCTTCACGCCGATACTGATAGATACCCTATCAGCAACGTCGTCCCATGATCGTAACTCTGTCCATGGACTGGCTGTTGCGTGGGGACCGGGCAGTTTCCAATCCTCTCGGGGCTTTTTTATCCACTCCTCGCCCTTCCTCAGGGTATCCGAGACGACTTGCTCAGCCCCGGCGCCGTCCAGCAACACGCTTTCAGATAGTCCGCCGATGATTCCGACATATCCATAATGGATATTCGACCAGATATCGTAGAAGTACATGTACTTCCCTTGCTTGTGCCAGAAGGTGCCAAATAGCGCTTTCAGCTTGGGCTTGTGATCCCACTCTTGATTCTGACCCACTTTCTTAGTCCAGATAGCTGCTGCTGCGGCTTTCTGCGCCTTTGCGATGCTGCCGTAATTCGGTGGTCCGCCCAGACGGGCAAGCAATGGCAGTTCCGCAAACTGCTTTGCCGCCACGTCGGGATCGTAGTCAATGAGCCTTTTCATCTCTAACACGGCCGGGTCATGAATGTTGCGATTCATTTCATCAGCGATATAGCTGGCCAGCTCTTCCATTTGGTCGGGATGATTGCAAACGACAGGCTCCGGTTTCTCGGCTTCCTGTTTTTTGGGTGCAGCATTCGGGTCCACAAGAGCATTGGCAGCAGTGGCCTTCTCTGTCAGCTTCGAATCAGCCAGCAGGGTAGCCATGCGTTCATCATCAACTGTGCCATCAGGACGGATTGCTCCCAGAACAGCGAAGTTGATGATCGACGCACCGGGATCGGTTCCCATAATAAACCCACCACCAACATCACCTGACCCGGTGATGATTGTTCCGCCATGACTGGTGGGGCTGCCCAAGTGAGCCATGGGCCGCCCGTTCACTTGAATGGAAGGAAAACCGGTGGTGATAACGGCACCACAACCACAGGTATCGCCTACACGAGCTGAGCCCATGAAGTTGATATTCGTGTCAGCGCTGGCTGAGGCAATAGGGGTAATACCGTGACCTGGCATTGGGCAGACGTGCTTGTCACCCAGCCGTGCAGAAGAAATCATGCAGCTTCCTTGTTCGTCCTTGGGAAATCCCGGCCTGAGGCAGGGGCAGAATGACGTTACTGAGGAAATTGATCGCCGGATGTAGGACACGTCCTGAAATCCATGCTCCGTTTCCCCGCTCCATGTCATTGCTGGGGCGCGAAGGACAACTGCTCTGACATAAGGTTATGAAGGGTAGCCGTTCGCCTATGGGGAGTTCGCCTGCTCTGCAGCTTTTCACTAATCCCTCAGAATGACTACTTTCAATCGATCACAGCCAAACGGTCTAAGCTCATCCGTTCGGGACCTTATCTCGCTTCAGACGGCCCGCTATTTGGGGCGAGTCAGCTTGCTGGTGGATGGAGCATTTCGACTATGCGCGTCTCGTTTCATGGTCAACTCTCGCCGCATCTCCCTCGCGTACGCTTGGAGACACCATCATGATCCGCATCCTGCTGACCACTCTTATGCTGCAGCCCTAAGCACCCCGGCACACGCTGAAATGACTCCCTTCCCTGCCTCCTTCCGCACTCAGAACATCCCACTAGAAGACGTCACCCTCCACGTCCGCATCGGCGGCAAAGGCCCAGCCGTGGTACTGCCACATGGATTCGGCGACACCGGCGATATGTGGGCGCCGCTGGCCGCCGATCTGGCCCGGGATCACACAGTCGTGGTGCCAGACCTGCGCGGCATGGGCTTGTCGTCGATCCCGGACAGCGGCTACGACAAGAAGACCCAAGCCGCCGACATCCGTGCGGTATTGGCAGCACTGGGCATCGAACACTCGGTGGTCATCGGCCATGACATCGGCACCATGGTCGCCTATGCCTATGCCGCGCGTTATCCGCAACTCACCGTTCGCCTGGTGGTGATGAATGCGCCCGTGCCGGGCATCCCGCCCTGGAACGACATAGTCCGCTCACCGATGCTTTGGCACTTCGACTTTGGCGGCCCGGATGCTGAGCGCTTGGTCGCCGGTCGTGAGCGCATTTACCTGGACCGGTTCTGGAACGAGTTCGCGGGCGACCCCAGCAAGGTGGATGAAGAAACCCGCCAGCATTACGCCGCGCTCTACGCCCGCCCCGGCGCCATGCGCGCAGCCTTCGCCCAGTTCCGCAGCATTCGTCAGGATGAAGCGGACAACAAGGCTTCGATGGCGACTCGGCTGACGATGCCGGTGCTGGCCGTCAGCGGTGAAAAATCCTTTGGGAGCAATGAAGCGATCGTAATGCGCAATGCGGCGGACAAGGTCACGGAAGTGGTGATTCCGGGGGCAGGACATTGGCTGATGGAAGAAGCGCCAATGCAGACTGTTCGAGCGATTCGTGATTTCATCACGCAGTAACGGAGGGGCATTGGCTTCTGGACTTCATGCCAACAAATCCCTAGCTTAACTTGCTCCGAATACCCGCAGAGACGGATATGCAACAACCCATTCGAAAACTAACGCTAGCGAATATCGATGCCATAACGGAGGTTTTTTATCGTGATTTGGCCGTTATCGGACAATCGATTGCAGGAAAAACCGGCTTGCCCTTAATGCTTTCAATGAAACGCGATCGCCTGGGTCATGGGCCTTACCCCGGCGTATCGTTATTCGAGGCCGCCAACCGGATCATGTCCGATCTTGTGATTCTTCACGGTGTTGCAGCCCTGCTTAAGGACAAGCACTTTCCCTTCGACGAGTACACCGTCGAGTTTGGAAACGAAAACCACAACGACTTTGATATCTATGCAAGTTCGACGGGCGTGAGCCTGGCGGGAGAAGCTTTCAACGTTGCACCATCCTTCTTCCAAAATAAAAAAAGCTCGGCTCTGAATAAGTTGCGCTCCAAAGCTCCCGACGTAACCTATCGAGTCGTCATGTTCAATGCCGAGGCGGTACGAAAGGGTTACGCCGGGCGCGGCAAGGATGGCATTTATCATGTCGTCGTCGATATCACATCAGGGGCCGTCGCCGTTTCTCCAAAACCCACTTGGAACGTTTTGGTGTAAAGATGACGGGGCTATTTTCCAGCTACATAAGCCCGTCCATTTCTGCTCAGGAGCGGAGCCTTTCGAGGCGGTTCCAGCTGTAATTCGTTATGCACCAGCCTCCCTGACTACGCCGAAAACGATATCAACACCGTCACCAACATCGCCCGGATCCTGGAGCAGGACGTGAGCGATGTGTTTCAGGTGATTGAACAGCGCGGGTTCGATACGCCGTAAGCGTCTGCCCGACCAGCATCTTGGTGAGCTGATTTGAGCTGATACAGGAATCAGCTCACCAAAGCTGCGGCATGAAGATTGAAGCCTCTTGATCAGCGTTCACACTGATGGTCGCGGATGAGGTCCGGGCCCTGGCCAAGCGCACGTCCGACTCCGGGGAAATCGACCAGTTGCTCAACACGCTCGGCAGCAAGAGCCAGGAAGTTTGTAAACGCTCCATGAACCCCACATTCAAAGCGCTTAGCTGATCCCGGATGCTGTGCTCCCGATTCCCTCAGGAGCCAGCCCGCCATGATGCGACCCGATGCTAAAGTCGAAAAAGTCTATCTCTACCCCAAGCCCGTCGACTTTCGAAAATCCATTGATGGCCTGGCGGCGCTGGTCGAACTGGATATCAAAGTCGCGGTATTCGACCCTGTGCTTTTCGTCTTCCTCAACAAGCCACGCAACCGCGTGAAGATTTTGTATTGGGGTGTGTCACGAACGCTGGCGTAAGCCAGCGATGCTCTATCAAAGATGGGAGTAGGCCTCCCGGAGTCTGCTTGCAGGAGCTGGCTTCAAACCGCCCGGTGCTGCTGCGTTCAAAAGGCGTGGTGGTGAGCGACCGTTGGAAAAGGCGCCGATAACGGCGTCAGGTACGTATTGAGAAGATGAGCGAAAGCAAACCGTCCGAAGACGCATCGTTAAATATTCAAGTGCTGTCAAAACTGAGGTCGCCCAGTAGCCTCAGGACCAGTCTGGAGGATACCTGTCTACTGTCCAGATGGCAGCCGGTGTATAGGCAGCATGAGCTCAATACAGGCTTTGATAGGGAACGTGAGAACCTCGCCTTTGATGCCAAGGGAAATGACAAGCGGCTACCACCGCAAGGAAGAATACCGATGCAAAGGTCGAGGGGCGGAGCCATTCGTAGTAGTGATGAAGTTCTTGTAATGAGAATGGAGCGAAGGGATGGCGTTGCCCAGCTCGCTTGTGTCGTCAACCGGCTTCGGCGGGGAGGAGCGGCATGAGTGCAGCAAAGTCGTACAGCATTTCCAAACTGACAGTTTGGGAGGCCTTCCAGCGAGTGAAAGCCAATCGAGGAGCCGCTGGGATAGATGAACAGTCTATTGCCCAGTTCGAGCAGAAGCTGCAACGCAACCTGTACAGGGTTTGGAACCGGATGTCATCGGGCTCCTATTTTCCGCCCGCGGTACGGCA belongs to Pseudomonas sp. B21-015 and includes:
- the tnpB gene encoding IS66 family insertion sequence element accessory protein TnpB (TnpB, as the term is used for proteins encoded by IS66 family insertion elements, is considered an accessory protein, since TnpC, encoded by a neighboring gene, is a DDE family transposase.), with translation MMRPDAKVEKVYLYPKPVDFRKSIDGLAALVELDIKVAVFDPVLFVFLNKPRNRVKILYWGVSRTLA
- a CDS encoding polymorphic toxin type 44 domain-containing protein — encoded protein: MISSARLGDKHVCPMPGHGITPIASASADTNINFMGSARVGDTCGCGAVITTGFPSIQVNGRPMAHLGSPTSHGGTIITGSGDVGGGFIMGTDPGASIINFAVLGAIRPDGTVDDERMATLLADSKLTEKATAANALVDPNAAPKKQEAEKPEPVVCNHPDQMEELASYIADEMNRNIHDPAVLEMKRLIDYDPDVAAKQFAELPLLARLGGPPNYGSIAKAQKAAAAAIWTKKVGQNQEWDHKPKLKALFGTFWHKQGKYMYFYDIWSNIHYGYVGIIGGLSESVLLDGAGAEQVVSDTLRKGEEWIKKPREDWKLPGPHATASPWTELRSWDDVADRVSISIGVKLANEHPNGGVTAKMIMDEVLAIAPENWGEGIDDHVCE
- a CDS encoding fructose-bisphosphate aldolase codes for the protein MTTNNPLRRYTPMSHFATDHPVLLIDADAPLRELHSCLSERLNAVLKYLNLMACTSLPDYAENDINTVTNIARIMVQDVSDVFQVIEQRGFDTPKGQ